From Aspergillus fumigatus Af293 chromosome 5, whole genome shotgun sequence, a single genomic window includes:
- a CDS encoding gluconeogenesis factor YvcK family protein, translating into MSTVSPNRGIVVFSGGSAANNLVDVFGRIRESKDCLLSYIIPISDNGGSSSELIRIFGGPGIGDVRSRLVRLIPDSPPNSERAAIKTLFNHRLPSDAVAAHGAWQSIVDGTSELWKTITPAKKELIRSFFNLLNLEILKRARPPSSTFDFTSASVGNLFLTGARLFSGSFESAIYLLGSICGVQSDVVRVIPAINSNFSHHISASLADGTIIVGQNSISHPSEATALQPRPGSRRPSLLLADGASDLEDTEPSDASDAASYEDDHLPGSLPTLRNKNIQFSKSANEDLPARITRIWYINPYGQEIRPPANPRVLESLRNAQAIIYSIGSLYTSLVPSLILRGVGQAIATSPARHKILILNGSLDRETGPPSQPFTAVDFVEAITRAGEESRGRPVHLPSPPYSSYVTHLLHLDGPGTPQVDRERLAEMGIETLRLYGRKVTAPGPGAEQVTLGMKYDPTALVQALEVVLGRKGDAMLRGDGLSRRNTLDPARRRAEEKP; encoded by the exons ATGTCGACCGTATCCCCCAACAGGGGCATCGTGGTCTTCTCGGGAGGAAGCGCTGCCAACAATCTCGTCGATGTCTTCGGCAGGATACGTGAGAGTAAGGATTGTTTGTTAAGCTACATTATCCCGATCAGCGACAATGGAGGTTCTTCCTCTGAGCTGATCCGAATATTTGGTGGTCCTGGCATCGGTGATGTGAGAA GTAGACTGGTCCGTCTGATCCCTGACTCGCCTCCAAACTCGGAACGGGCCGCGATCAAGACCCTGTTCAACCACCGGCTCCCTTCGGACGCCGTCGCGGCCCACGGAGCATGGCAGTCAATCGTAGATGGTACTTCCGAGCTCTGGAAAACCATCACACCCGCCAAGAAAGAGCTGATACGCTCGTTCTTCAATTTGCTGAACctggagatcctcaagcggGCACGACCGCCCTCGTCAACCTTTGACTTCACATCGGCCAGCGTGGGTAATCTCTTCCTCACCGGCGCGCGCCTCTTCAGCGGCAGCTTTGAGAGTGCCATCTACCTCCTAGGAAGCATCTGCGGTGTCCAGTCCGACGTAGTCCGCGTCATCCCAGCCATCAATTCCAACTTCTCCCACCACATCTCCGCCTCCCTCGCCGACGGcaccatcatcgtcggccagaACAGCATCTCCCACCCAAGCGAGGCAACCGCTCTCCAGCCTCGTCCAGGCTCCAGACGGCccagcctcctcctcgccgacgGCGCTTCTGACCTCGAGGACACAGAACCCTCCGACGCCTCGGACGCCGCCTCCTACGAAGACGACCACCTCCCCGGCTCCCTGCCCACCCTCCGCAACAAAAACATCCAGTTCAGCAAATCAGCCAACGAGGACCTCCCTGCCCGCATCACCCGCATCTGGTACATAAACCCCTACGGCCAGGAGATCCGGCCCCCGGCCAACCCACGCGTCCTCGAATCCCTCCGCAACGCCCAGGCTATCATCTACAGCATTGGCTCCCTCTACACTTCCCTCGTTCcctccctcatcctccgcGGCGTGGGGCAAGCCATAGCTACCAGCCCCGCCCGCCACAAAATACTTATTCTCAATGGCTCGTTAGACAGGGAAACCGGCCCGCCCTCGCAGCCCTTCACGGCGGTCGATTTCGTCGAGGCAATCACCCGTGCTGGCGAAGAAAGCCGTGGCCGGCCTGTTCACTTGCCTTCGCCGCCGTATTCTTCCTACGTCACGCATCTTTTGCATCTAGATGGGCCGGGAACGCCGCAGGTTGACCGCGAGCGCCTGGCGGAGATGGGTATCGAGACGCTCCGTTTATATGGGCGCAAGGTTACGGCGCCGGGGCCGGGCGCTGAGCAGGTCACTTTAGGGATGAAGTATGACCCTACTGCCCTTGTGCAGGCCTTGGAGGTAGTACTGGGTCGTAAAGGGGATGCGATGCTTCGCGGGGATGGGTTGAGTAGAAGAAATACATTAGATCCTGCGAGGAGAAGGGCAGAGGAAAAGCCATAG